Part of the Cohnella candidum genome, AGCAAAGAAAATTCCTCCGGCTGCGGTTGTTCGTTCGTCACGTGAGACCGGCTGGCCTCGTCCCAGGCCGTCCACCGCAATGGGCCCAGCAGCCGGTGAAGGCTCCATGTACTGACCGATAAATAAGACATCCGTTTTCCTCCCTCGCCTATGGCGGTCCATTCCTACACCGCTATCGTAGCCTTCGGGGCAACAAAAAAGAAGGCCGGTTAAGGCCTTCTTTGTATCCGATTGTGTCATGCTTCGTCGCGGAGCTCTTCGATGAGGTTGGCTTTGGCCATCCGGCGGAGAGGTCCCTGCACGGACAGCAGGCCGACGCCTAGGGCGAATACGCAGGCGATGACGGCACCGGTCCAGGGGAATTGGAAGGGCATGCCCTGGATGTTCGACAGCTGGCTGAACAGGAAGTAGCTGAGCGCACCTCCGAGCAGCAGGCCCCATAGGCTGCCGATGACGCCGAACCATACGCCTTCCGCCGTCGCCATTTTGCGGATTTGGCCCATCGTCATGCCGACCGCTTGGAGCAGCCCGATCTCGCGGCGGCGAAGCAGCAGGTTGGTCTGCACCGTGTTGATGATGTTCAAGCTGCCGATCAGTCCGATCACGAGCAGAAAGCCGTAAACGAAGATCTGCATTTGCAGCGCGAATTGGCGCTCCTGCTTCTGTTGGTCCACGATGTTGATCAGCTGCACGCCCGGAAGGTCGGCTGCGATTCGCTCCAGCGCGATTCGGACGGGTTCGGAGTCGGCACCGTCCTTGAGGGCGACCGAAAGGCCCATGACCGCGGTACCGAACGGGCGATTGGCGGGCGGGGCCGCCTCGATCAGCTTGGCGATCGTCGCCTTGGTGCCGATGACGGTGAGGGCGCTAGGCTGATAGGCCGAATCGAATGGCGATTGGGACAGGATTCCCGCCACTTTCACGCGGCGAACGGACTTCGCATCGGAGAGATCATCGCCGAACTGCAAAGCGATCGTATCTCCAATTTTATAACGGGCCAAGGGCAGGATTTCCTTCTTTTTCTCGTTCGGGCTGTACGGCCGTACCGTCTGAATGAGGATCACGGCGTCCTCCGCGGACATCCGGTCGGCATCGACCGTACCCGAGGACAGAAACCGCTTCGCTTTCTCCAGCTTGGCATCGTCATACAGCTGCAGGTTCACGGGAACTCCGCTGCCTTCCGCCTCGGGGGTTTTCCCTTTCTCCCACTGGATGCCGGCCGCCTCGGCGAAAGCCGGATTCAGCTTCTCGTCCGGAACGAGGGCATTCACGGAGGGGAGATCATACCGGCCATAGATGCCTTCCACGCCGGGGAGGTCTGCGATCTTTCGCATCGTCTCGGGCGTGACGATATCCGGCACCGTGCCTGCCGTGCCGTCGCTTTCCTGCGTCGGAATGGAGTAACGATTCAATTCGAAGGCAATCTTGTTGTTCTCGGTCGTATCCACCGTCAGCTTGAAGGCTTCCTGGGTAAAATAGTGGAACACGATGAACAGCATGACGCTGACGACGATCGAAAACGTCGTGATCCGGAATTTCGTGCGGTTGCGCCGGATGTTCTGGGACGCCATCTTGCCTTCGATCCCCAGCAGACGGAGCGGGGAAGGCAGGCGAGCGCGCCGGTACGATTCGCGGACGATGCTTCCCGCCCCTTTGACGGCGTCCACCGGCGACACTTTGGCCGCTTTCCGGGCCGGCAGCCAAGCGGCGACGTAGACGGCGGCCAAGCTGACGCCGACGCTGACGCCCATGATCCACCAGTGGAAGGTCAGCCGGAAATCCTCCATTTGCAAAATGTTGAAGCCGCCTTGGATCATGAGCCAGAGCGCCAGCCATAAGCCGCCCCAGCCGACCGCGAGGCCGACGGGGATGCCGATCAACGCCAGCGTTGAAGCTTCATTGAGCACCAGGTTGCGGATTTGCCGGGGAGTAGCCCCGATGGTCCGAAGCAAGCCGAATTGCCGGATCCTCTCGATGACCGAGATATGGAACGCATTATAAATCACCGCAATGGTGGACAGCACGACAAGTCCGACGAGCGTGCCGAAAATGATGATCAGCGCTTTGTTGAGCCCGCTGTCCGCCGACTCTCCCATGAGCGTGAGGACGTTCCGGTTCGTGGCGAATGGCGTGCCCAGCTTCTCGAACTCGGCCAGGTGATCGCTGATGTCGACGCCTTTCTTGAACGTCACGAACAGCTGGTCGGAAAGGCCGGCGCCGGGATCGCCGGCGGGTTCGCGAAGCAGCGTGTACGCCGGCGAGGCTTGCTGTACCTGGGTGTATTTTTGGTTGACGAGGATGCCGACCAGCCGGTAGCCATGCGGTTTGCCGTCCGGGGCGTTCAAAGTGACGGAATCCCTGAGCTTCGGTTTGCCCGGAAGCCGATCGACGATCCATTCTTCCAAGACGGCTTCGTCGGCGGTCTCCGGAAGCCGTCCCGACGCCAGATGGATCGGCAGCAGCCGGAACGCGTCATCATTCGCTTCCTCCACGTATAGCTTGTAAGTGCCGTCGATTTGCGTTTCCGCGCCGGAACGGATTCTGCCGACCTGGCCGACCAGGGCATGGTTTTTCAGTTTGTCGTACAATCCGGGCGATGGCTGGGAGTAGGCGAAATGGAAGGAGCCGTTTTCCGCGATTTGCTGCTGCAGCTGATTGTCCTTCAGCGCTTGGCCCATCGTGAGGAGCGCGCTGATGAGCGCGACGGACAGCACGATGCCGAGCACGGTCAGCGCGGAACGGCGCCGTTGCTGTTTCAAATACCGGCCCGACAGGAGGGTATAGCCTTTCATGCCCCGTTCCTCCCGCCGTTGTCGTGGATCAGCCGCCCGTCCTGCATCCGCAGGACGCGGTCGGCTTCCGCCGCGACGTTCAGGTCATGGGAGATCACGATGACGGTCTGGTGGAATTGGCGAACGGCCAGCTTCAGCAGCTCCAGTACCTCGCGGCCGTTGGCGGTGTCCAGGTTGCCCGTCGGCTCGTCGGCCAGCACGATCGCGGGGCGGTACGCCAATGCCCTGCCGATGGCGACACGCTGCTGCTGGCCGCCGGACAGCTCGGAAGGGAGATGTTTGCGGCGTTCGTCGAGACCGAGCGTCTTGATGAGGTCGTCGACGTAAGCCTTGTCCGGTTGGCGGTGGTCCAGCAGAAGCGGGAGCTGGATGTTCTCCTCGACGTTCAGCACCGGGATGAGGTTGTAGGATTGAAAAATAAAGCCGATCTTGCGGCGGCGGAACACCGCTCTTTCTTTCTCTTTCAGGCCGTAGAGGTCTTCACCGTCGATCAGGACATGGCCGGAGGACGGTCTGTCCAGTCCGCCCAGCAAATGCAGCAGCGTGCTCTTGCCGGATCCGCTGGCGCCGACTACGGCCACGAATTCTCCTTGCTTCACGGAAAAAGACACGTCCTTGAGCGCGTCTACTTGGGTGCTGCCTTTGCCGTAGCTTTTGCAGAGCCCGTCGGTTTGGATTACGTTCATCTTCTTCGTTCCCCGCTTTCTCGTTCTTGGGGACAGTATAACGCGCGAACCTTACAACTCCGCCGTGTCTTCGCTTACAGTATTGTAAGCTGCGTTTCCTTCCGGAGCCGGCAAGGGGTGCAGAGGCAGAGTCAGCACGAACCGCGAGCCGCCTTCGGATCGGCTTGCGGCGGACAGCATGCCTCCATGTCTCTCGGCGATCGTTTTGGCGAGCGGCAGGCCCAGACCGACGCCGCTTCCGCCTGAGGAGCCGCGGTAAAACTTCCGGAAAATGCGGGGAAGCTCGGCCTCCGCGATCCCTGGGCCATCGTCTTCTATATAGAAGCGGAGGAAAATAGGCGTCTTCTCCCAGCCTGCGCGGACGATGCCGCCGGACGGGCTGTGCTCCACCGCGTTTTTCAGCAGGTTGGCGATCGCTTCCGCGAGCCAGCGGGAATCGTGGGGCACCTCGGTAAGTTCCGCGGCTTCGGGAGATGGCGGGACCGTGACGATGGACACTTGCCGGTCTTCAGCCAGGCGACGGACGGCATTAAGGGCACGTTCGACGGTGTACGGGATGGAAGCGGGACGGATCTGCAGCAGCATGGCGTCGGCTTCGAGGCGGGCAAGCTTCAGCAGCGTCAGCGTGAGCCACTCCATCCGGTCCAGCTCCCGTCGGCACGTCCCGAGAAATTCCCGGGTACGTTCCTCGTCGACGTTGCCTTCCAGCAGCAGGTCGGTATAAATGATCAAAGACGACAGAGGCGTCTTGAGCTGATGGGAGATGTCGGCGATCGTGTCTTTCAGAAATTCCTTGTCCGCGTGCAGCTGCCCGATCGTTTCCCGCAGCCGGATCGACAGCTCCTGCACGCCGCTCGCGAGTATGCCGAGCTCGCCTTCCCCGTACAATCGGAACGCCATCGGGCGGTTGTGCTTCACCGTATCCTCCAGGGTTAAGGCCAGCCTGTGGATATCCGCCAATTGACGGCGGTATTCCCGCACGAGAAGGACCGCAAGCAGGACCGCCAAAAGAACGATACCCGCGAACAAGGCCGCCAGCGAGCGGTCCCGATAGCCGGACACGATCGGCTCCAGACCGGCATTCAATGCCGGCGTCAATCCGTATGGTTCCGTCAACTGACGGCCTTTCTCCCGGTCTGCCGACGTGAGAGTGTCCGGATTCGCGAGCAGGCGGGCCCATTCATCGGCTTTGGCG contains:
- a CDS encoding ABC transporter permease → MKGYTLLSGRYLKQQRRRSALTVLGIVLSVALISALLTMGQALKDNQLQQQIAENGSFHFAYSQPSPGLYDKLKNHALVGQVGRIRSGAETQIDGTYKLYVEEANDDAFRLLPIHLASGRLPETADEAVLEEWIVDRLPGKPKLRDSVTLNAPDGKPHGYRLVGILVNQKYTQVQQASPAYTLLREPAGDPGAGLSDQLFVTFKKGVDISDHLAEFEKLGTPFATNRNVLTLMGESADSGLNKALIIIFGTLVGLVVLSTIAVIYNAFHISVIERIRQFGLLRTIGATPRQIRNLVLNEASTLALIGIPVGLAVGWGGLWLALWLMIQGGFNILQMEDFRLTFHWWIMGVSVGVSLAAVYVAAWLPARKAAKVSPVDAVKGAGSIVRESYRRARLPSPLRLLGIEGKMASQNIRRNRTKFRITTFSIVVSVMLFIVFHYFTQEAFKLTVDTTENNKIAFELNRYSIPTQESDGTAGTVPDIVTPETMRKIADLPGVEGIYGRYDLPSVNALVPDEKLNPAFAEAAGIQWEKGKTPEAEGSGVPVNLQLYDDAKLEKAKRFLSSGTVDADRMSAEDAVILIQTVRPYSPNEKKKEILPLARYKIGDTIALQFGDDLSDAKSVRRVKVAGILSQSPFDSAYQPSALTVIGTKATIAKLIEAAPPANRPFGTAVMGLSVALKDGADSEPVRIALERIAADLPGVQLINIVDQQKQERQFALQMQIFVYGFLLVIGLIGSLNIINTVQTNLLLRRREIGLLQAVGMTMGQIRKMATAEGVWFGVIGSLWGLLLGGALSYFLFSQLSNIQGMPFQFPWTGAVIACVFALGVGLLSVQGPLRRMAKANLIEELRDEA
- a CDS encoding ABC transporter ATP-binding protein codes for the protein MNVIQTDGLCKSYGKGSTQVDALKDVSFSVKQGEFVAVVGASGSGKSTLLHLLGGLDRPSSGHVLIDGEDLYGLKEKERAVFRRRKIGFIFQSYNLIPVLNVEENIQLPLLLDHRQPDKAYVDDLIKTLGLDERRKHLPSELSGGQQQRVAIGRALAYRPAIVLADEPTGNLDTANGREVLELLKLAVRQFHQTVIVISHDLNVAAEADRVLRMQDGRLIHDNGGRNGA
- a CDS encoding sensor histidine kinase, whose translation is MERMTSVRLGAARIWRNPPVRRLAWILAGIVLLSAVLAWLYVERSADRLHNEWLSRQTAIIGRLSADDPAKADEWARLLANPDTLTSADREKGRQLTEPYGLTPALNAGLEPIVSGYRDRSLAALFAGIVLLAVLLAVLLVREYRRQLADIHRLALTLEDTVKHNRPMAFRLYGEGELGILASGVQELSIRLRETIGQLHADKEFLKDTIADISHQLKTPLSSLIIYTDLLLEGNVDEERTREFLGTCRRELDRMEWLTLTLLKLARLEADAMLLQIRPASIPYTVERALNAVRRLAEDRQVSIVTVPPSPEAAELTEVPHDSRWLAEAIANLLKNAVEHSPSGGIVRAGWEKTPIFLRFYIEDDGPGIAEAELPRIFRKFYRGSSGGSGVGLGLPLAKTIAERHGGMLSAASRSEGGSRFVLTLPLHPLPAPEGNAAYNTVSEDTAEL